Within Eschrichtius robustus isolate mEscRob2 chromosome X, mEscRob2.pri, whole genome shotgun sequence, the genomic segment AGATAATTGCTACCCCACGTTTCAGATGATGAAGCTGATgtactgaaaaattaaataacttgcccatagCTATGTAGCTAGTAATAAACTGAACTTTGGAATCTAGGCTACAGAGTGTGTATGAATAACCACTATATCCTTAACCACCTGTCCAAGAATATGGGCAAAAAATCAGGTTTCAGGTGAAAAATGAtgagcttaattttttttaacgtttttattggagtataattgctttacaatggtgtgttagtttctgctttataacaaagtgaatcagttatacatatacatatatccccagagggtgggagggagggagatgcaagagggatgaGCTTAATTTTTGATATGTTAAGTTTCCAAAACCTGTGAGATATTCAAGTGTTTATGTCCTGTAGGCAATTGGATATACGGATGGGGAGTTTGACCAAAGAAACTGAGCTTGATAGTTAGATCTGGAAGTCAATCTTGATAGGGCATAGagtgaaaaattagaaatcagATGTGTAACCTGGGAAACCCCCAAATCTATCAGATGAGTGGGGAAAAGGAGCCCATAATGTTAACGAAGAATGAGCAGGAAGATGATTCGGAAGAAAAGCAGACAGTAGGATAACAATCAAAGTATGAGAATTTCAAGAAGAAAGGTGCAGTTGACAGAGTTAAATGCTACAGGGAGGTCAAATAAGTCAAAGATATAAGATAATCATTTGGGATTATGGGACTCGTACTTCAAGTAAGATTGAGTAGACATAGTTTCCCCTATTCTGCCCACTAAATGTAGCAAAAAACCCTGGAAATTTTCTATAGAACAAAAATAAGACTACAAGGTAAAAAGAAGAAGGCAGGCCAGACATAGAGGTGAATCCTCTGGGTTTACTTCGTGCTTCATATATCCCAGATTGGGTGCTGGAGAGGCCAATAACAATaggcacagaaaataaaaaggcctAGAAAAGCTTGTTGTCTCCAGacaaaggaccaggaaaggggGAAAGTAGCAAGACAGAAAACTCCAGTCAAATACCATAGAAAAATCTGTGGACCACCTCCCCACCATTGTCAACAAAGACAAAATGGGGAGTCCAGACTTCCACCCTGGCCAGGCTATAACAAGGCACCCAACCCCACGCCACCCCCTGCCAGGGAAGTGTCAGAGAATGTGAATGGGAAGCTGGGATTTTCATCCTCACCAAGAGGTGACAGGACCACCCTTCCATGGTGTCAGTGAAAAATCACAAGGAGAGCTTGGACTTTCATCTCCACCTGGTGGTAATGAGGAAGCTCACCCTCTACTTGCTGGAGTGATGTCAGGGGAAGCCTTGTGGAGAGTTGAGACTTTCAACAATGCACCCCCTGAATATCAATGGAGGCCTAATGGAGAACCTGGACTTTAATTCCGGCGTGGAAGTAATGAGGCAGCGCCCACCCGTCCCACACCAGAGTGGTATCAGAGAGGGcctgtaaaacaaaacatttaagtAAGATCCTGAGTCCCATAATAAAATACCCCAAATGTCTAGGCTTCACTAAGAAAAAAGACTCATCATACTAAGGACCAGGGTGATCTCCACTTGAATGACAAAAGACTATCAACAGACACCAGCAACACGATggcacagatgttagaattatcaaaaaaattaaaaatagaccttTCCGACGGTGACGACCTCCCCACGAGAACATGCCTCTCGCAAAGGATCTCCTTCATCCCTCTccagaagaggagaagaggaaaCACAAGAAGAAGCGCCTGGTGCAGAGCCCCAATTCCTATTTCATGGATGTGAAATGCCCAGGATGCTATAAAATCACCACCGTCTTTAGCCATGCACAAAGAGTAGTTTTGTGTGTTGGCTGCTCTACCTTCCTCTGTCAGCTTACAGGAGGAAAAGCAAGGCTTACAGAAGGGTGCTCCTTCAGACGGAAGCAGCACTAAAAGCCCCTGGAATCAAGATGAATGGGAAACCATCCCAATAAACACATtttggataaaaaataaataattaaaataaaataaaataaatagatattgtTAAAGAGCTTCAATGAGCAATTACAAATAtgcttgaaacaaataaaaaaagagaaagtttcagcaaagaaatagaaattctcagcaaagaaatggaagatataaagaaaaagcaaatggaGATTTTAGaacttgaaaaatacaataaccaaatTCAAAAACTCAGTGGATGGGCTCAATATCAGaacagagaaggcagagaaaagacTCTGTGGACTTGAAAATAGAGCAATAGAAAATACCCAATGTGAATaataggctgaaaaaaaaaaagcctcactaACTTCCATGTCATTGGCGTTCcagaagaagaggggaaaaaagggtgGGACTAAGAAAGTATTTGGAGAAAAATACAGCTGAAATTTCCTCTAATTTGGCAAAAGAcacaaacctacagattcaagatgCTAAATGAACTCAAAACATCcatgccaagacacatcatagtcaaacttttgaaaactaaagacaaataaaaacagtCTTGAAAGCAGCATTAGAAAAATGATGTTTCCTATAGGAGAAAAACAATCAGAATGATAGTGAATTTCTCATTAAGGTTGGGAGGAAATGGCACAAAATTTCTTTAAGagctaaaagaaaataacttctgAATCGGAACTCTATACCTAGTAAAATATCCTTTAGATAtgatggagaaataaagacattctcagaggAAGGAAACTAAGAGAATACATGGCTGGCAGACCTATTTACCTTAAAAGAATGGCAAGGGAAGTTctcaaaacagaaaggaaattataaaataaggaATCTTGaaacatcaggaaggaagaaagaacagccAAGAGAGCAAAAACATGGGTAAATACAATAAGCTTTCTGTTATGGACTgagttgtgtctccccaaaattcatatgctgatgTCTTAACCCACAGGACCTCAGAAAGTGACTGTATTGGAGATGgaacctttaaagaggtgattaaagtaaaataaggccatatgggtggacactgatccaatgtgactggtgatcttataagaagaggagattaggacacataAATGCACAcaaaggaaagaccatgtgagtaCACAGCAAGGAGATGGTCATCTGCAAGCTAagcagagaggcctcagaggaaaccaaaccTGAAAaatgccttgattttggacttttagcctccataactgtaagaaaataaatttctgttgtttaaaccacccagtttatggtattttgttatggcaaccctagtAAACTAATACACTTTCCTTCTCACAAGTTTATGAATTATATTTGATGGTTGAAGAAAAATGATAACACTGATGCTGTGCTCAATGTATAGAGAGGagatatttaagacaattatGTTATAAATGGAGGAGAGCAAAGGAACATAAAGGGAAGTAATGTCTCTATATTTAACTGTAACTAGAAAAAATATTGACACCAGTAGAATGTGATGTTATACATGCATAGCAGAGGACTAAGATTAATCACTAAAATGCTATACAAAGagataaattaaaaactaaactaaaaatgttcaagtaacttacagagaggtaagaaaaaaaacagagaactgAAAAACCAAATAACAGAAAACcagatttgttaaaaataaaattgtaggcTTAAGCCCTaacatcaataattacattaaatgcaaaTAGTCTAAACACATCAATTCAATGACAGAGATTGACAgagtgaattgaaaaaaaaaaacatgttctaactaaatgctgtctacaagaaactcacttcaaatataatgatatacaTAGGGTGAAAGTaaaagtatggaaaaagatataccatgagaacattaataaaaagaaagcaggagtggctaaattaattttatataaaagtagacttcagagcaaagaaaataacCGGGAACAAAGAGGAATATTTCATAaagataaaagggtcaatccaccaagaagacataagaatactaaatgtatataaacaaacCTACAAAGTACttaatatgtgaagcaaaaattgGTAGagctgaaa encodes:
- the LOC137756818 gene encoding small ribosomal subunit protein eS27-like → MPLAKDLLHPSPEEEKRKHKKKRLVQSPNSYFMDVKCPGCYKITTVFSHAQRVVLCVGCSTFLCQLTGGKARLTEGCSFRRKQH